From Penaeus vannamei isolate JL-2024 chromosome 40, ASM4276789v1, whole genome shotgun sequence, the proteins below share one genomic window:
- the LOC113809594 gene encoding metalloreductase STEAP3 — protein MEMTSHPRFRPEIPAPPPRPDPQHAVTSNDPFRDLERKEKVVILGSGDMCLGLSVALRRAGLQAVAGSRTPESARIRLRSTGLQVKSLTEALKEGEVVLVTIPAEHHDSLPRHLLAGKIVVDVSNRPPDSPRRAESVAERLQECLPESHVVKAFNTLSAFALQQGDVRGSKEIPISSDNARARRLVSELVRNMGLHPVDFGALRAAREIEEIPFSFFREWKVAGYVALVVFFLFYLLLFMRRQICPNLDSTDGWNWNRFQTFPLKNGMLAFALSGTVMLLLCYVPGTIAGYLQLYRGTKYSTFPSWLDRWLKSRKQMGLLALFMGSLHGCMAVFTQIDEGMAEPARWSQQLFIALGIVLLGVLGVLGVSSLPSVSAGLTWREFSFLQRYLGWASVLLVTGHAFFKGYTKLLVPRFECVVLASETQIIVFLCFLTVLLKVPLLIPCVHSRLMKVRRGYERMPNGSPA, from the exons ATGGAGATGACGTCACACCCTCGCTTCAGACCGGAAATCCCCGCTCCCCCTCCGAGACCTGACCCCCAACATGCCGTGACCTCGAATGACCCCTTCCGTGACCTAGAACggaaggagaaggtggtgatCCTGGGAAGCGGAGACATGTGTTTGGGTTTGTCTGTGGCGTTGAGGCGAGCGGGGTTGCAGGCCGTGGCGGGGAGCAGGACGCCAGAGAGTgccag GATCCGCTTAAGATCAACGGGGCTGCAGGTGAAATCGCTGACGGAGGcgctgaaggaaggagaggtggtcCTAGTGACGATCCCTGCGGAACACCAcgactccctccctcgccacctgCTCGCCGGCAAGATCGTGGTCGACGTCAGCAACAG ACCCCCGGACAGCCCCCGTCGGGCCGAGAGCGTGGCAGAGCGCCTGCAGGAGTGCCTTCCGGAGAGCCACGTCGTCAAGGCCTTCAACACGCTGTCCGCCTTCGCCCTCCAGCAGGGGGACGTCAGGGGCAgcaaggag atcCCAATTAGCAGCGACAACGCCCGTGCTCGCCGCCTGGTGTCAGAGCTCGTGCGAAACATGGGTTTACATCCCGTAGACTTCGGCGCGTTGAGGGCGGCCCGTGAGATCGAagaaatcccgttttctttcttccggGAATGGAAGGTGGCCGGCTACGTGGCTCTCgtcgttttctttctgttctacTTGCTTTTGTTCATGAG gagacagATATGCCCGAATCTGGACAGTACGGACGGCTGGAATTGGAATCGATTCCAGACATTCCCGTTGAAGAATGGCATGCTGGCCTTCGCTCTCTCTGGAACCGTCATGTTGCTGCTCTGCTATGTGCCAG gtACCATAGCGGGCTACCTGCAGCTGTACAGAGGCACCAAGTACTCCACGTTCCCCAGCTGGCTCGACAGGTGGCTGAAGTCTCGAAAACAGATGGGGCTGCTGGCGCTCTTCATGGGGTCTCTTCAC ggTTGCATGGCTGTGTTTACTCAAATCGACGAAGGAATGGCCGAACCAGCGCGTTGGTCTCAGCAGCTCTTCATTGCCCTTG gCATAGTCCTACTAGGAGTCCTGGGTGTGTTAGgcgtctcctcgcttccctccgtCTCAGCAGGACTCACCTGGAGGGAATTCAGCTTCCTACAGCGTTACTTGGGATGGGCTTCGGTCCTTCTTGTCACGGGTCACGCCTTCTTCAAGGGTTACACGAAGCTGCTCGTCCCGCGTTTCGAGTGTGTCGTTCTGGCGTCCGAAACACAG atcaTCGTATTCTTGTGCTTCCTCACCGTTCTGCTCAAAGTGCCCCTCCTCATACCCTGTGTCCACTCACGCCTCATGAAAGTCCGAAGAGGGTATGAGAGGATGCCCAACGGATCGCCTGCTTAG